The following nucleotide sequence is from Halorussus caseinilyticus.
TGCGGTCGGGGAGTCGCTCGCGGTGACGTAGTTGACGATTCGTCACTAAGTTGCTCTCTCGCTTTGGTATCCGGAACAAACATATACCCGCAAATAGAGAGTGCATTGTACGATGAGTCACGAGGTTACTTCACGCTACAGGGTGAAAGAAATAGTCGAATCTCAGGGAGACGTTTGGCTCGAAGACCTTCACCCCCAACGCTCCGGTTTCCTCGTGGCCGTAGAGATGAACGCCCAGTACGACCGAGAACTGGATAATCGAGTCCAAGGGTTAGACGAGGGCGATACAGTCATAGCGACCCTGAAAAGCCAAGACAAACGTCACACCGTGTGGCACTTCTCGAATATCGACGATGAACCGAGCAAGCAGTCGAGTCAGGCAGTCGCCCAGTCCTAACTCAACTCTTCGGATTGCGACGTAACGTAGTCGGTGAAGAGATACTCGATAAACTCCTCTTCGTATTTCTCTTTGAGTTCCCAGAAGGAGTACGAGACGAGTCCAGTCAGCACCGATAGCGTCCAGACGGGACTCCAGATGTCGATTATCGCGGGAGTCCACGGTCTGATGCCGACGAGAGAGAAGGGTTGGTAAAACCACGCCGGTAACACGCCCGAAAACGCTACCCAAAAATAGAGAACGGAAGCGTAGAAACACGCAATCCACATCCCGCGTTGAAAGTTCCGAATCGCCTGAAATCGCAACGCGCGGGACGTTCCATGATTTTCCAAGTCGCTCGAAATGAGGTGGAGAAGGTCGCCGTAGTTGTCGTAGTTCTTGTCTAGTCGGTACTTCTTCTTGCAAATCATCCAGACTTTACTGGCTAACCGATTGTCCGGCAACGGTTCGTCTTTTTTCACTTTCACCAGTAGTATCGCTTCGACGACCGAGCGGTAGAGGCGGGCGGGAAACACGACCATTCGACCGACGAGAGAACGACCGACGTAGTTACGGAGTCGAGTAGTGACGTACTCGTTCCAAGCGTAGTACGGGAGGTAGAGACGCTTTCGATTGCCTTCGTAGTCTTCTAACTCGGTGGACGGAGACTGGTCGTACGACCGGGCGGAGAGTATCGTGTACTTGAACGTCTCGCGTTGACCGGCGGCCTCGGATGCGTGTTGCTGGATTACGTGTCCGAGAGAAAAAGCGATAATCCCGAGTAAAAACTGCGTTCCGAGCGGCGCAGACGCGATATTCGTTACGTCTTCCATCGGAGAGATAGAGACGAAGGCCGCCAGTACGATAGTTCCCGGAATGAGATTGCCAAAAATATCGAATAGAGTGAATTTATTGAATATTCGACTAACGGCCATTTGGCCTGTGGTAATTTCTACCTCCAATTATGCTTTGTCTTTCTACTCCCCGCCTTCGACCAGTCGCTCGAACTGCGCGGGCGGAATCGCGCCGCGCGCGGCGTGGCCCTCGTAGACGAACGTCGGGATACCCGAGACACCGGCTTGCTGGGCCTGCTCGAACCGCTCGCGGAGGTCGGCCGCGAGTTCCTCGTCTTCGGTCGCGGCCCGAACCTCGTCGGGGTCGAGACCCGCGTCCGCCGCAATCGCGGCCAGCACGTCGGGGTCGCCAACGTCCCGGCCGTCCTGCCAGAGCGCGTCGAAGACTGCCTCGTGGAAGGTCAGAAAGGTCTCTTCGTCTTCGCTCTTCCGGACGAAGAGCGCGGCCTGTTGTGCGTTCCACGAGTCCACGTCTTCCGAGAAGTCGAGGGTCATCTCCACGTCGAAGCGCTCCTTGAGGCGTTCGACGTTCTCGCGGACCTGCGCGAAGTAGTCGTCGTCCTTGCCGTCGTCTACGTCGTCGCGGATGTCGCCCGATTCGTCGCGTTTGTAGCCTCTGAGGTCGTAGAAACGCCACTCGACTTCCGGCGGGTCGTCGGCGCGTTCGCGGTACTGGTCCATCGCGGCCTTGCCGAGGTAGCAGAACGGGCATACGTAGTCGGAGTAGACGGTCAGCGCGTCGTCGGCCGATTGCTGGCTCATGGGTTCGATTGGGTCCGGAGACTCAAAAGCGGCCCACCGACGGCCGGGATTTCCGCAACTCGGTTCGTCGCGCCGAACCGAACTCCGACCCGCGTCGTGCAGGCCGGGGAAACTTGAACCTCCTCGCGGTCGTATCTGTCCTATGGCCCGACATCACCGATTGAAGTCCGCGCTCGCAGTCCTCGGACTCGCGGGAATCGCCGCGCTCGCGGTTCGTCGTCGCCGGGGTCGGGGAGCGACCGACGCCGCCGAATCTTCGACGGCCCGCCAACCGCCAGTCGCACCTGCGGAACCGCCAGCGCCCGACTGGGCCTACGACGTTATCAACCCCGTGATGGAGCGACTCCTGCGGTCGCCGCTCCACGGACTCGTCAGCGACTCGCTGATGCTACTCACCTTTACCGGGCGCAAGTCGGGCGACGAGTACACCACGCCGGTCGGCTATCGGCAGGAGGGCGACGCCCTGACCGTGTTCACCCAGAGCGACTGGTGGAAGAACCTCCGCGGGGGTCAGCAGGTGCGGGTCTACCTCCGCGGCGAAGAGCGGTCGGGCGTGGCCGACGCGACGGCGGACCCGAAAGAAGTCGCCGAACACGTGCGGCGGTTCGTCGCAGAGCAAGGAGTCGAGAGCGCCCGACGGATTGGCTTGCGGGTGGAAGGCGAGCGACTGCCAGACGACGAGCGACTGGCGGCGGGCGTCGAGGGGATGGTCGCCATCGAAATCGAGTTGGACGAGTGAGATTGAGTTAGGCTAAAAATAGAAAAATATTGCTAAAGAAAATAGAGATATTTCCCTAAGAATCCGCTACCGTGCTACGTCTCGCCGCCCGACTCCACGAACTCCACGACTGCATCGGTCCCCTGAAAGCCCTCGGCCATCCTGCCGACGAGTTCGCCGTCCTCGAACAGGAGCAGTGTCGGCACGCTCCGCACGTCGAACCGCTCGACCAGCGGCGGGTCGTCGCGGGGGTTGCAGAGCGCGACAGCGGCGTCGGTCGCGCGGGCGACGTTGCCCACCACGGGTTCGATGGCCTGACAGAGCGAACACCCCTTCGTGTAGAAGTCCACGAGCGCGAGGTCGTGGTCGGCGACGAAGGCGTCCAACTCGTCGGCGTCGGCGAGGTGGACGGGTTTATCGGAACGGTCGGAGAACGCGGGGTCGTCGGTGGTCTCGGTCATGCCCGGTCGTAGCCGTCGGCGACGGTTAGCCCTTCTGCTCGTCGGTGTTCTGGTGTGTTGTCGGTCTGGAGTTGGTGTTTCTGTCAGCTCTGTGTCTGTACTTCTGTCTGTTCTGCGTCCGAACTGTAGTTGCACTCGGGTGAGAGCGAGCGACTGCTTGAACCGATGACCAGTTCCACCGGCCGGACACTCGTGGACTGGTCCACCGAGCGCGTGCCTCACGCCTCCCCAACCTCCTGCGTTGCCTGCGACCGAGGGTCGCAGGTCAGCGAGACGCGTCGCGTCTCGCAAGCCTCGGTCGTCGCTCCCTACGGTCGCTCCTTCCTGTGCTACTCGTCCCTCGCGCGGACGGCCGCGACACGCTCCGCGGTTGCGCCCGCACGCGCCGGGATGGGGAAGTCGTGGTCTCGGAACTCCGGGGCGGTCGAATCAGTCGCCGTCCCGACCCACGCCCACCGTCCCCTCGCCGCCTTCCGATTCCTATTTTTGGCTTCGGTTCCTCTACTTTCACTCATGGACGCGGCGCTGGGGCCACCCGAGAAGATGGCCGAGAACGAGGACGACCTGACGCCGATGATGAGTCAGTACTTCGAACTCTGCGGCGAGTACGACGACTCGCTCGTGCTGTTTCAGGTGGGCGACTTCTACGAGACCTTCTGCGAGGCGGCCGAGCGCACCGCCCGACTGCTCGAAATCGCGCTGACTCAGCGCGAGGACTCGACCGGCACCTACCCGATGGCTGGCATCCCCATCGACAACGCCGAGTCGTACATCGAGACCCTGCTCGACGCTGGCTACCGGGTCGCGGTCGCCGACCAAGTGCAGGAACCCGAGGAGGCCTCGGGCGTGGTGGACCGCGCGGTCACGCGCATCGTCACGCCCGGCACGCTGACCGAGGACGAACTGCTCGACACCGACGACAACAACTTCGTCGCCTGCCTCACCGAGGACCCCGACCGCTACGGACTCGCCTTCCTCGACGTTTCGACCGGCGACTTCTACGCGACCAGCGCCCGCCGCGAGGGGGCCGTCGCCGACGAGGTGAGTCGGTTCGCCCCCGCGGAGGCCATCGCGGAACCCGACGCCGCCATCGACCCCTTCGACGCCGACTGCATGGTCTCGCCCTACGACGCCGCGGCGTTCGACTACGAGGCGGCCCGCGAGCGAGTCGAGGCGTACTTCGGGTCGCCGGACGCCCTGCTCGCGGCCGACGCGGAAGTCCGGGCCTGCGGTGCCTTGCTCGCCTACGCCGAGTACACCCGCGGGGGAGAGAACGACCACCTCGACTACCTCAATCACCTCACGCGCTACGAACCCCACGAGTACATGCTGTTGGACCGGGTGGCCCTCTCCAGTCTCGAACTGTTCGAGCGCCGGACGGTCCACGGCGACGCCGACGTGACCCTGCTGGGCGTGCTGGACGAAACGTCGTGCGCGCTCGGAAGCCGGAAGTTGAAAGACTGGCTCCGCCGACCCCTACTCGACCCCGACCGAATCGAGGCCCGACTCGATGCGGTCGAAGCGTGGACCCACGACGTGCAGGCCCGCGAGCAGGCCCGGAACCTGCTCCGAGACGTGTACGACATCGAGCGTCTCATCGCCCGCATCTCGCGGGGCCGGGCCAACGCCCGCGACCTGCGCTCGCTGAAGGCCACCCTCGACGTGGTGCCCGAGCTGAAGACCGCGCTCGCCGACTTCGAGGCCGAGAAACTGGTCGAACTCCGGGCGGAGTTGGACGAACTCGCCGACGTTCGTGACCTCGTGGGCCGGGCCATCCGGGAGGACCCTTCGCGGGAAATCACCGAGGGCGACGTGATTCGGCCGGGCTACGACGACGAACTCGACGAACTCCGCGAGACCGAACGCGAGGGCAAGGCGTGGATAGACGACCTCGAAGCCAAAGAGCGCGAGCGGACCGGTATCGACTCGCTGAAGGTCGGTCACAACTCGGTCCACGGCTACTACATCGAGGTGACGAACCCCAACCTCGATTCGGTGCCCGACGACTACAACCGCAGACAGACGCTGAAGAACTCCGAGCGGTTCTACACGCCCGAACTCAAGGAGCGCGAGGACGAGATTCTGCGCGCGGAGAACCGTGCCGACGACCTCGAACACGAGTTGTTCCGCGACGTGCGCGCGACGGTCGCGGCCGAGTCCGAGCGCGTACAGGCGGTCGCGGACGCGCTCGCGGAACTCGACGTGTTGGCCGCCCTCGGAGAAGTCGCGGCCACGCGGGACTACGCCCGCCCGGAAATCGGCGGTGAGGGCATCCACGTCGAGGGCGGACGCCACCCGGTCGTCGAGCGCACCCAGCAGTCGTTCGTGCCCAACGACGCCCATCTGGACCCCGACGACGCCTTCGCGGTCGTCACCGGCCCGAACATGTCGGGGAAATCGACCTACATGCGGCAGGTCGCGCTCATCACGGTCCTCGCACAGACCGGAAGCTTCGTCCCGGCCGCCAGCGCCCGCATCGCCCCCGTGGACCGCATCTTCACCCGCGTCGGCGCGAGCGACGACATCGCCGGGGGTCGCTCTACCTTCATGGTCGAGATGACGGAACTCGCCTCGATTCTGGAGAGCGCCACTGGGGACTCGCTAGTCCTGCTGGACGAGGTTGGCCGGGGCACCAGCACCACGGACGGTCTCGCCATCGCCCGCGCCGTGACCGAATTCGTCCACGACGAGATTGGCGCGCTGACGCTGTTCGCCACTCACCACCACGAACTCACTGAGACCGCAGAAGACCTCCCCTACGCCTTCAACCTCCACTTCGCGGCCGAGGGGACCGACGAGGAAGTTGTCTTCGACCACGACGTGCGCCGCGGCGCGGCCACCGCCTCCTACGGCGTGCAGGTCGCCCGCGAAGCGGGCGTCCCCGACGAGGTTGTCGAACGAGCGCGCGACCTGTTGGCCGAGGCGGAGTCCGCGGACGTGGAAGTCGGCGAGTCGGACGCGGAGTCCTCCGCGTCCGACTCGCCAGCACCTGATTCGCCAGCACCCGACTCGCCGCCGCAGGCCATCGCGGACGGTCCCGAGGACGAACTCGCCGCGCGCCTCCGCGAAGTTGACGTGGCGACGATGACGCCGCTGGAGGCGATGAACGAGTTGGCCGAGTTGAAGCGCGAAGTGGAGTAATTATCAGCCGAGATATAAATAATAGAGGTATTTGAGTCGCATTATATCCCAATGAAGGTTTCAAGTATCAGTAGTACTAATTACAGCCTGATGAACACCCTTACACAGTTTTTTCAAAAATCTAATTTTTCATCAAACAGGGAAAAGGTGGGTCTAGCAATTTACTATATGCAGACGTATTGTGGCGAAGATCATGTCACAGCACAAGAAATAGGTGATTTGTTTTCTATAAATGAGATTTCGATGAGCCAGTCTGCAATTGTAGCCTACCTTTCAAATATGAAAGAAGAAGGTACAGTACTAACAATAGAAAGGAGACATTCAAGGGAGTATTTTTTATCTCCAGAAGGAATCAATGAGTTTGGGCAATTAGTTAACGATGAAAGGTTGGGAGACGAACCAAAATATAGAAAAGAGAAAAACGGTATAAACCTTGTTCCTTATATTATGGGATTAGATGATATGGTAGAAAGTATGGTATCCAAGCTCGTAAGCCGTAGAAAAGGGATTTGGATTATTAGTAGCGTTATAATTCTCTTGCTAGCCGGAATCTCAGCGATGATAATAGCAAAGCTTCTCAAACCGATTAGCGGTATTATTATTTTCCTAACTGTATCCATAATTGGATTTATGAAGGCGATCAATACTGTATTCGCTTTCATAGAGAATCTTGAAACTCGATTTACAAATGAAAAACAACAGAAAACAGACATCGAAAAAATAGAAAGTCCAGAAATCGGAGGACAAAATGTATCAAAGCGTGAGGACTTGATAAACAGTGAATTAAAACGTTTAGATGATTGGTATTTCATCATCGAAAACGAGGATTGGGGAATCAATCCACAGAAATCAATCAGCGATGACCCAAAATTCCTCCTGTATATACTCGCTGCAAAGGTGGCAAGTAAACATGGGAGTCGAGATTCTGAAAAAGTGTCGTTAACAGAACTTGAAAACGAAGTTGAAACAAGATTCCCGGTAGAGCCGTTTATAAATAAGGCAAGAGAATTCCTAATCCTTCACTACGATTTCGAAGAGGAAATTTTAGGCCATACTATTGAAAAAGAAACAGCGATGGTGGAGTTCGATTTTGATACCATAAGCAAAGGAGTGGACTGGATCTTATCAGGGGATAGAGATCCACCTCAAAATTAAAATACTAACTTATGCCATCAAACGGGTCCATTTATTCCGGAGGTCCTAGCGAGACGAACTCCAGTCCCTTCTCGGCCAGCAACCCCCGCGCTCGCTCCGTCACCGAGGGCGCGACCAGAAAGCCCCGAATCTCGGCGTCGGCGTGGAGTTCCCGGTCCAGCGTCTCGACGTACCGCG
It contains:
- the mutS gene encoding DNA mismatch repair protein MutS — its product is MDAALGPPEKMAENEDDLTPMMSQYFELCGEYDDSLVLFQVGDFYETFCEAAERTARLLEIALTQREDSTGTYPMAGIPIDNAESYIETLLDAGYRVAVADQVQEPEEASGVVDRAVTRIVTPGTLTEDELLDTDDNNFVACLTEDPDRYGLAFLDVSTGDFYATSARREGAVADEVSRFAPAEAIAEPDAAIDPFDADCMVSPYDAAAFDYEAARERVEAYFGSPDALLAADAEVRACGALLAYAEYTRGGENDHLDYLNHLTRYEPHEYMLLDRVALSSLELFERRTVHGDADVTLLGVLDETSCALGSRKLKDWLRRPLLDPDRIEARLDAVEAWTHDVQAREQARNLLRDVYDIERLIARISRGRANARDLRSLKATLDVVPELKTALADFEAEKLVELRAELDELADVRDLVGRAIREDPSREITEGDVIRPGYDDELDELRETEREGKAWIDDLEAKERERTGIDSLKVGHNSVHGYYIEVTNPNLDSVPDDYNRRQTLKNSERFYTPELKEREDEILRAENRADDLEHELFRDVRATVAAESERVQAVADALAELDVLAALGEVAATRDYARPEIGGEGIHVEGGRHPVVERTQQSFVPNDAHLDPDDAFAVVTGPNMSGKSTYMRQVALITVLAQTGSFVPAASARIAPVDRIFTRVGASDDIAGGRSTFMVEMTELASILESATGDSLVLLDEVGRGTSTTDGLAIARAVTEFVHDEIGALTLFATHHHELTETAEDLPYAFNLHFAAEGTDEEVVFDHDVRRGAATASYGVQVAREAGVPDEVVERARDLLAEAESADVEVGESDAESSASDSPAPDSPAPDSPPQAIADGPEDELAARLREVDVATMTPLEAMNELAELKREVE
- a CDS encoding thioredoxin family protein, whose translation is MTETTDDPAFSDRSDKPVHLADADELDAFVADHDLALVDFYTKGCSLCQAIEPVVGNVARATDAAVALCNPRDDPPLVERFDVRSVPTLLLFEDGELVGRMAEGFQGTDAVVEFVESGGET
- a CDS encoding nitroreductase/quinone reductase family protein, with protein sequence MARHHRLKSALAVLGLAGIAALAVRRRRGRGATDAAESSTARQPPVAPAEPPAPDWAYDVINPVMERLLRSPLHGLVSDSLMLLTFTGRKSGDEYTTPVGYRQEGDALTVFTQSDWWKNLRGGQQVRVYLRGEERSGVADATADPKEVAEHVRRFVAEQGVESARRIGLRVEGERLPDDERLAAGVEGMVAIEIELDE
- a CDS encoding DsbA family oxidoreductase; amino-acid sequence: MSQQSADDALTVYSDYVCPFCYLGKAAMDQYRERADDPPEVEWRFYDLRGYKRDESGDIRDDVDDGKDDDYFAQVRENVERLKERFDVEMTLDFSEDVDSWNAQQAALFVRKSEDEETFLTFHEAVFDALWQDGRDVGDPDVLAAIAADAGLDPDEVRAATEDEELAADLRERFEQAQQAGVSGIPTFVYEGHAARGAIPPAQFERLVEGGE